One genomic segment of Bacillus sp. (in: firmicutes) includes these proteins:
- a CDS encoding copper amine oxidase N-terminal domain-containing protein, producing the protein MIRKIMTAMIATTFALNLFLPNADAAVKNVKKTNQIIEMKDAKVTINGLQVNFDVPPVMQSDRTLVPLRAIFEAMGAAVTWDGLNQTVSAVKNDKSINLVINSNVAKIDEADWQLDVPATVYKDRTLVPLRFVGEAFGGTVDWDGAAKLVTITMPEAPIEQLPATVYLNDKLLDFANFTPIIKDKTAYIPIDSILNNLTINEIYWERNGNTIYVEFDGIVMNFTVGEKAVIIDGKKVEMSKPFIEVDGQVLVPTNSFAKILGGYASLNENTNETFIYINRAKFIHDFLIKEPFTFTKPTNVVSAEFVGNRRIMVSDNPENLNARTLPEDNETLWQDEVQSPKASMEHRVFGWHINELGKNVTVGITIENLSKTNEIEVVGLKGTNRQTPNGWVNYDVGLPLAEKALSGKITTVKMNSPVIKAGENALMKSIELKQDNTVGFQYDFAVNKKSGTGELNYKIRTVVSKNSMDLMTILTDPVEIDETARHPRGVWSSSQLKTELPPYEVGRDETAYQISNGATDNLMSAENGLGDQSKVIHNPGHFGASYIVKIPIINNTGQSKTVRVRVGARGGIYNGAVKVDGKVYLIPTLTPMTEVANIFDYVADKENGMIELEIMHAGGSALPLAIDLITVGQDLQYSQDLQDSKGVYDSEDSLESQELQGIQE; encoded by the coding sequence TTGATAAGAAAGATAATGACAGCGATGATTGCAACTACATTTGCACTGAACTTATTTTTGCCAAATGCGGATGCAGCCGTTAAAAATGTAAAAAAGACTAATCAAATTATCGAAATGAAAGATGCAAAGGTGACAATCAATGGACTTCAGGTTAATTTTGATGTGCCGCCTGTGATGCAAAGTGATCGAACTTTAGTGCCATTACGGGCCATTTTTGAAGCGATGGGTGCAGCTGTTACATGGGATGGACTGAATCAAACAGTTTCGGCAGTTAAAAACGATAAATCTATTAACCTAGTAATTAATTCAAATGTTGCAAAAATAGATGAGGCTGATTGGCAGCTTGATGTTCCAGCGACTGTGTATAAGGACAGGACGCTTGTTCCATTGCGTTTTGTTGGGGAAGCATTCGGTGGTACGGTAGATTGGGATGGTGCAGCAAAGCTCGTTACGATTACAATGCCAGAGGCTCCAATCGAGCAGCTTCCCGCTACTGTTTATTTAAATGATAAATTACTAGATTTCGCTAATTTTACGCCCATCATAAAAGATAAGACAGCCTATATTCCAATTGATTCAATCCTTAATAATTTAACAATTAACGAAATTTATTGGGAAAGAAACGGTAATACTATTTATGTTGAATTTGATGGTATCGTGATGAACTTCACTGTAGGAGAAAAGGCGGTTATTATTGACGGCAAAAAAGTTGAGATGTCAAAACCATTTATTGAGGTTGATGGTCAGGTTTTAGTACCGACTAATTCTTTTGCTAAAATCCTTGGGGGTTATGCAAGTTTAAATGAAAATACAAATGAAACATTTATTTATATTAACAGAGCAAAGTTTATCCATGATTTTTTAATAAAAGAGCCATTTACTTTTACGAAACCAACAAATGTAGTTAGTGCTGAATTTGTGGGGAATCGCAGAATTATGGTCAGTGATAATCCAGAAAATTTGAATGCACGTACATTGCCTGAAGATAATGAAACATTATGGCAGGACGAAGTTCAGTCACCAAAAGCTTCAATGGAACACCGGGTCTTTGGCTGGCATATTAATGAGCTTGGCAAAAATGTAACTGTTGGCATTACAATCGAAAATCTATCAAAGACAAATGAGATTGAGGTAGTAGGCCTAAAAGGAACGAACCGTCAAACTCCAAATGGCTGGGTCAATTATGATGTTGGTTTGCCTTTAGCGGAAAAGGCGCTAAGTGGAAAAATAACAACTGTCAAGATGAATAGCCCTGTTATAAAAGCAGGGGAAAATGCGTTAATGAAATCAATTGAGCTTAAACAAGATAATACGGTAGGTTTCCAATATGATTTTGCGGTGAATAAAAAATCGGGAACTGGTGAGCTAAATTATAAAATCAGAACTGTCGTTAGTAAAAATAGCATGGATCTTATGACGATTTTAACAGACCCGGTTGAAATTGACGAAACGGCTCGCCATCCGCGGGGAGTATGGAGTAGTTCACAATTAAAAACAGAGCTGCCACCATATGAGGTTGGAAGAGATGAAACTGCTTATCAAATTTCCAATGGGGCTACAGATAACTTAATGTCTGCGGAAAATGGACTAGGTGATCAATCAAAAGTGATTCATAACCCTGGGCATTTTGGTGCCTCCTATATTGTGAAAATTCCAATCATCAATAATACAGGACAATCAAAGACTGTTAGAGTAAGAGTAGGCGCACGCGGTGGCATTTATAATGGAGCTGTAAAAGTCGATGGAAAGGTTTATTTAATTCCAACGCTCACACCGATGACAGAGGTAGCAAATATTTTTGATTATGTTGCTGATAAGGAAAATGGGATGATTGAGTTGGAGATCATGCATGCTGGTGGCTCCGCATTGCCTTTAGCGATTGATTTGATCACAGTTGGACAAGACTTACAGTACTCACAAGATTTACAGGATTCAAAGGGCGTGTATGATTCAGAGGATTCACTAGAATCACAGGAGTTGCAAGGTATCCAAGAATAG
- the tnpA gene encoding IS200/IS605 family transposase: MNEYRRTRTTVSLLNYHFVFCPRYRRRIFLQTEVEQRFKELVHEVCEKLEIQIVALECDKDHTHMFLNALPTLSPADIMAKIKGVTSKKLREEFPHLQHLPSLWTRSYFVSTAGNVSSETIKRYVENQKKRG, translated from the coding sequence ATGAACGAATATAGAAGAACACGTACAACTGTATCCTTATTGAACTACCATTTTGTGTTCTGTCCTCGATATAGAAGAAGGATTTTCCTGCAAACAGAGGTCGAACAACGTTTCAAAGAGTTGGTACATGAAGTATGTGAGAAACTAGAAATACAAATTGTTGCTCTTGAATGTGACAAAGACCATACACATATGTTTCTGAACGCACTCCCAACCTTAAGTCCTGCTGATATAATGGCAAAAATCAAAGGGGTGACTTCTAAAAAATTGCGTGAAGAATTTCCGCATCTTCAGCACTTGCCAAGTCTGTGGACACGCTCTTATTTTGTTTCTACTGCTGGAAATGTATCAAGTGAAACTATTAAACGTTATGTCGAAAATCAGAAAAAGCGAGGGTAG